From a single Deinococcus radiotolerans genomic region:
- a CDS encoding glycosyltransferase has protein sequence MKGGRTALFLPGLHGGGAERVMVQLAASLAARGQAVDLVVASAVGPYLKDVPPQVRLVDLRAGRVVLSLPRLVAYLRRTRPRVLLSTLEHANVAAVLAGRMTGVPVVLREANVLHRSAAGLRARLLPALMRAAYPRAQHVVAVSGSVAQSLRTLGVPPGQVSVIDNPVITAQFPALLAAPLDDPWFQPGSPPVVLGAGRLELQKDFATLIRAFAQVRAARPARLIILGEGQDRGPLEALIHELGVQDDVRLPGFRADILAFMARAHTFALTSQFEGLPGTLIQALAAGCAAVATDAPGGSREVLQGGSHGHLVPVGDVSALASALHATLDRPRPGPPGGGALDRYREEVSAEQYVRVLDRAAAGNPPGCAERHLALLVTSLSYGGAQTQVVELARRFRARGWRVTLLSMLPPEAFEEDLRRSGIEVVSLNMRRGVPSVRAWWQLVRWLRRERPSTLHSHMVHANLLARLARRPGRVGQLICTAHNIIEGGRTRELAYRLTDPWCDLTTNVSRAATQRYVQVGAVPAGQILYVPNGVDPATFRPDPRRRHETRAALKLGGAFTWLAVGRFEDAKDYPNLLRAFAQVQAGAPGAQLLLVGDGPTRPAAQAQVRDLGLNAHVQFLGLRGDVPALMNAADGYVLSSRWEGLPMVLLEALASGLPIVTTDVGGTRELVRPGGGLLVPPMDSGALARAMLHLMTLPAEQRARWSEQGLHLMQEEYAIDEVVRTWEGLYESRAGGHHA, from the coding sequence GTGAAGGGCGGGCGCACGGCGCTGTTCCTGCCCGGCCTGCACGGCGGGGGCGCGGAGCGCGTGATGGTGCAGCTGGCGGCGTCGCTGGCCGCGCGGGGGCAGGCGGTGGACCTGGTGGTCGCCTCGGCGGTCGGGCCGTACCTGAAAGACGTTCCGCCGCAGGTGCGGCTGGTGGATCTGCGCGCGGGCCGGGTTGTACTGTCCCTGCCGCGCCTGGTGGCGTACCTGCGCCGCACGCGGCCGCGGGTGCTGCTGTCCACGCTGGAACACGCCAACGTCGCAGCGGTCCTGGCCGGGCGGATGACCGGCGTGCCGGTGGTGCTGCGCGAGGCGAACGTCCTGCACCGCAGCGCCGCCGGCCTGCGGGCGCGGCTGCTGCCCGCCCTGATGCGCGCCGCCTACCCGCGCGCGCAGCACGTGGTGGCCGTGTCGGGCAGCGTGGCGCAGAGCCTGCGCACGCTGGGCGTCCCGCCCGGCCAGGTCAGCGTGATCGACAATCCCGTCATCACGGCGCAGTTCCCGGCGCTGCTGGCCGCGCCCCTGGACGACCCGTGGTTCCAGCCCGGAAGCCCGCCGGTGGTGCTGGGCGCGGGGCGGCTGGAGCTGCAGAAGGATTTCGCCACGCTGATCCGGGCGTTCGCGCAGGTCCGGGCGGCGCGCCCAGCGCGTCTGATCATCCTGGGTGAGGGCCAGGACCGCGGGCCGCTGGAGGCCCTGATCCATGAGCTGGGCGTGCAGGACGACGTGCGCCTGCCCGGATTCCGGGCGGACATCCTGGCGTTCATGGCGCGGGCGCACACCTTCGCGCTGACCTCCCAGTTCGAGGGTCTGCCCGGCACCCTGATTCAGGCGCTGGCGGCCGGGTGCGCGGCCGTGGCGACCGACGCGCCGGGCGGCTCGCGGGAGGTCTTGCAGGGCGGCTCGCACGGGCACCTGGTGCCGGTGGGGGACGTGTCGGCGCTGGCCTCGGCGCTGCACGCCACGCTGGACCGCCCCCGCCCGGGCCCGCCGGGAGGCGGGGCTCTGGACCGCTACCGCGAGGAGGTGTCCGCCGAGCAGTACGTGCGCGTGCTGGACCGCGCCGCGGCCGGGAACCCGCCCGGGTGTGCGGAGCGGCACCTGGCGCTGCTCGTGACCAGCCTCTCGTACGGGGGCGCGCAGACGCAGGTGGTTGAACTGGCCCGGCGGTTCCGGGCGCGCGGCTGGCGCGTGACGCTGCTGTCCATGCTGCCGCCCGAGGCCTTCGAAGAGGACCTGCGCCGCAGCGGCATCGAGGTGGTCTCGCTGAACATGCGCCGCGGGGTGCCCAGCGTCCGCGCGTGGTGGCAGCTGGTGCGCTGGCTGCGGCGCGAGCGGCCCAGCACGCTGCACAGCCACATGGTGCACGCCAACCTGCTGGCACGCCTGGCGCGGCGGCCCGGCCGGGTCGGGCAGCTGATCTGCACCGCGCACAACATCATCGAGGGCGGGCGGACCCGTGAACTGGCGTACCGGCTCACCGATCCATGGTGCGACCTGACCACGAACGTCAGCCGGGCGGCCACGCAGCGGTACGTGCAGGTGGGCGCCGTGCCCGCCGGTCAGATCCTGTACGTGCCCAACGGTGTGGACCCGGCCACGTTCCGCCCCGACCCGCGGCGCCGCCACGAGACCCGCGCGGCCCTGAAGCTGGGCGGCGCGTTCACGTGGCTGGCTGTGGGCCGCTTCGAGGACGCCAAGGATTACCCCAACCTGCTGCGCGCGTTCGCGCAGGTGCAGGCGGGGGCGCCCGGCGCGCAGCTGCTGCTGGTCGGCGATGGCCCCACCCGCCCGGCCGCGCAGGCCCAGGTGCGCGACCTGGGTCTGAACGCCCACGTGCAGTTCCTGGGCCTGCGCGGGGACGTGCCGGCCCTGATGAACGCCGCGGACGGGTACGTGCTGTCGTCCCGCTGGGAGGGGCTCCCGATGGTGCTGCTGGAAGCGCTGGCGAGCGGGCTGCCCATCGTGACGACCGACGTGGGCGGCACCCGTGAACTGGTGCGGCCGGGCGGCGGCCTGCTGGTGCCGCCCATGGACAGCGGCGCGCTGGCCCGCGCGATGCTGCACCTGATGACCCTGCCCGCCGAGCAGCGCGCCCGCTGGAGCGAGCAGGGCCTGCACCTGATGCAGGAGGAGTACGCCATCGACGAGGTGGTTCGCACGTGGGAGGGCCTGTACGAGTCCCGCGCCGGAGGGCACCATGCCTAA
- a CDS encoding sugar transferase, whose protein sequence is MPSAARSPDPYRGKRLLDVLVAGTLLLLTWPVLLLIALAVRVQLGSPVLFRQVRPGFQGAPFTLLKFRTMRDLRDASGELLPDAARLSRFGQWLRATSLDELPELLNVLRGDMSLIGPRPLLLEYLPRYDREQARRHDVRPGLTGWAQVNGRHELSWEDRFTLDVWYVTHASLLLDLRIALRTATQISRRAGVRPAGHPDTTDFLGTAPHLSRQLVPAPSHQRTQP, encoded by the coding sequence ATGCCTAGCGCCGCCCGGTCCCCCGATCCGTACCGGGGCAAACGGCTGCTGGACGTGCTGGTGGCCGGCACGCTGCTGCTGCTGACCTGGCCGGTCCTGCTGCTCATCGCGCTGGCCGTGCGGGTGCAGCTGGGGTCACCCGTGCTGTTCCGGCAGGTGCGGCCCGGGTTTCAGGGCGCACCGTTCACCCTGCTGAAATTCCGGACCATGCGGGACCTGCGGGACGCCAGCGGCGAACTTCTGCCGGACGCCGCACGGCTCAGCCGCTTCGGGCAGTGGCTGCGGGCCACGTCCCTGGACGAACTGCCCGAACTGCTGAACGTGCTGCGTGGGGACATGAGCCTGATCGGCCCCCGGCCGCTGCTGCTGGAGTACCTGCCCCGCTACGACCGCGAGCAGGCCCGCCGGCACGACGTCCGCCCGGGCCTGACCGGCTGGGCCCAGGTGAACGGCCGCCACGAGCTGAGCTGGGAGGACCGCTTCACGTTGGACGTGTGGTACGTCACGCACGCCAGCCTGCTCCTCGACCTGCGCATCGCCCTGCGCACGGCCACGCAGATCTCCCGGCGCGCCGGGGTCCGCCCGGCCGGCCATCCAGACACCACTGACTTTCTCGGGACCGCCCCGCACCTGTCACGCCAGCTGGTGCCCGCCCCCTCTCACCAAAGGACTCAGCCATGA
- a CDS encoding NAD-dependent epimerase/dehydratase family protein has translation MSAEDLFRSHALVTGGAGFIGSHLVDRLLAEGWRVTVIDNFDPFYDPAIKRRNVAEHLNHPAYQLIPADLRTDPAELRRAIRGDVHVCVHLAALAGVRPSFARPTEYLDVNVVGTQNMLELARALGVRQFIFASSSSVYGTCPSVPWREDERNLHPISPYAASKLSGELLGQVCAHVYGIRFVALRFFTVYGPRQRPDLAIHAFARRMLNGQPINVFGNGHSRRDYTYVRDIVDGIVQAIEYDLELFKVINLGNNHTISLMDMIEVLEDVLGVRAHLRHLPEQFGDVPQTWADVEVARRLLGYAPRTQFYDGVQAFMTWLREDLALSPLPQPHSGSSA, from the coding sequence ATGAGCGCCGAGGATCTGTTCCGGTCGCACGCGCTGGTCACCGGGGGCGCGGGCTTCATCGGCAGTCACCTCGTGGACCGGCTGCTGGCCGAGGGGTGGCGGGTGACGGTGATCGACAATTTCGACCCGTTCTACGATCCGGCCATCAAGCGGCGGAACGTGGCCGAGCATCTGAACCACCCGGCGTACCAGCTGATCCCGGCGGACCTGCGCACCGACCCGGCCGAGCTGAGGCGGGCCATCCGCGGGGACGTGCACGTGTGCGTGCACCTGGCGGCGCTGGCGGGCGTGCGGCCCTCGTTCGCGCGGCCCACCGAGTACCTGGACGTGAACGTGGTCGGCACGCAGAACATGCTGGAACTGGCGCGGGCGCTGGGGGTGCGGCAATTCATCTTCGCGTCGTCCAGCAGCGTGTACGGCACGTGCCCGTCGGTGCCCTGGCGGGAGGACGAGCGGAACCTGCACCCGATTAGTCCGTACGCGGCGAGCAAACTCAGCGGTGAGCTGCTGGGGCAGGTGTGCGCGCACGTGTACGGCATCCGGTTCGTGGCGCTGCGGTTTTTCACGGTGTACGGCCCCCGGCAGCGGCCGGACCTGGCCATTCACGCGTTCGCGCGGCGGATGCTCAACGGGCAGCCCATCAACGTGTTCGGCAACGGGCACAGCCGGCGTGACTACACGTACGTGCGGGACATCGTGGACGGGATCGTGCAGGCCATCGAGTACGACCTGGAGCTGTTCAAGGTCATCAACCTGGGCAACAACCACACCATCAGCCTGATGGACATGATCGAGGTGCTTGAGGACGTGCTGGGCGTGCGCGCGCACCTGCGACACCTGCCCGAGCAGTTCGGGGACGTGCCGCAGACCTGGGCGGACGTGGAGGTCGCGCGCCGGCTGCTGGGGTACGCGCCGCGCACGCAGTTCTACGACGGGGTGCAGGCGTTCATGACGTGGTTGCGTGAGGATCTGGCGCTCAGTCCCCTACCGCAGCCGCACTCGGGGAGCAGCGCGTGA
- a CDS encoding glycosyltransferase, protein MPKLLMVTTIPETLESFLLPYALHFRQSGWQVDALAGGSFEPFPWRETHFHHTHQVTWSRSPLHAGNFLGTPGRIRQLVRREGYDIVHVHTPVAAFVTRMALGSLPRAQRPRVVYTAHGFHFHPKGRPLRNAAFVTLEWLAGHFTDDLVVMSEADEAAARAFGLVPRGHLHRMPGIGLDLQHYSAEPLPPAALVDARRGWGEGGRPYLLAVAEFIPRKRHADLLTAFARLGPEWPQLQLALAGRGALEADLRAQVQALGLTDRVHFLGFRRDIPALLQGAAAVVLTSEQEGLPRCLLEAMSAGTPIVATRIRGVVDLLEGQLGLMYDVGDVNALEAALRDVLRDPAAAQARAQAARAGMLRYDVQHLIQLHEHLYASAPATVRAGVRHA, encoded by the coding sequence ATGCCTAAACTGCTGATGGTCACCACGATTCCCGAGACGCTGGAGTCGTTCCTGCTGCCCTACGCGCTGCATTTCCGGCAGAGCGGCTGGCAGGTGGACGCCCTGGCCGGCGGGTCCTTCGAGCCCTTCCCCTGGCGCGAGACGCATTTTCATCACACGCATCAGGTCACGTGGTCGCGCTCGCCGCTGCACGCCGGGAATTTCCTGGGCACGCCGGGCCGCATCCGGCAGCTGGTGCGGCGCGAGGGGTACGACATCGTGCACGTGCACACGCCCGTCGCGGCGTTCGTGACTCGCATGGCCCTGGGCAGCCTGCCGCGCGCGCAGCGCCCGCGGGTGGTGTACACCGCGCACGGCTTTCACTTCCACCCGAAGGGCCGCCCGCTGCGCAACGCGGCGTTCGTCACGCTGGAGTGGCTGGCGGGGCACTTCACGGATGACCTGGTCGTCATGAGCGAGGCGGATGAGGCGGCCGCCCGGGCGTTCGGGCTCGTGCCGCGCGGGCACCTGCACCGCATGCCTGGGATCGGCCTGGACCTTCAGCACTACAGCGCCGAGCCACTCCCCCCGGCCGCCCTGGTGGACGCCCGGCGCGGCTGGGGGGAAGGCGGCCGCCCGTACCTGCTGGCCGTGGCGGAATTCATTCCCCGCAAGCGGCACGCGGACCTCCTGACCGCGTTCGCGCGGCTCGGTCCGGAGTGGCCGCAGTTGCAGCTGGCGCTGGCCGGGCGGGGCGCGCTGGAAGCTGACCTGCGCGCGCAGGTGCAGGCGCTGGGCCTCACGGACCGGGTGCATTTCCTGGGGTTCAGGCGGGACATTCCCGCGCTCCTTCAGGGCGCGGCGGCCGTGGTCCTGACCAGCGAGCAGGAGGGCCTGCCGCGCTGCCTGCTGGAAGCCATGAGCGCCGGGACGCCCATCGTGGCAACCCGCATCCGGGGCGTGGTGGACCTCCTCGAGGGGCAGCTGGGCCTGATGTACGACGTTGGGGACGTGAACGCGCTGGAGGCGGCCCTGCGGGACGTGCTGCGCGACCCGGCAGCCGCGCAGGCCCGCGCCCAGGCGGCCCGGGCAGGCATGCTGCGCTACGACGTGCAGCACCTGATTCAGCTGCACGAACACCTGTACGCGTCAGCGCCCGCCACCGTGCGCGCCGGGGTGCGCCATGCCTAG